In Humulus lupulus chromosome 7, drHumLupu1.1, whole genome shotgun sequence, the following are encoded in one genomic region:
- the LOC133791856 gene encoding uncharacterized protein LOC133791856, which translates to MEDHRHANCNVIGELIKTKYMSIKRVHTPNYIISDMLDDYGVSMGYQKAWRAREKALELARGNQDDSYQKLHIYLHMLKVSNPGTITHLVTDNKDHFKYMYLAFANSIKGWKHCRPVIVIDGTYLKTSFGGTLFTASTKNANNNIFPLAFGIGDSKNDSSWLWFFTKLKETYGEREGIAIISDRHKSIENVIDNVYPKAFHGACIFHLLNNIKVNFGVHGEDLNIKFVKAVKAYRVQSFEHYMHEIDKIDTRIKPYLQKIGYRTWSRCHAPTRRYTMMTSNIAESINVALKASRTLPITTMMEGL; encoded by the exons ATGGAAGACCACAGGCATGCAAATTGCAATGTGattggagaactaataaaaacaaaatacatgtcaaTAAAGAGAGTACACACACCAAATTACATAATCAGCGACATGCTAGATGATTATGGTGTTTCAATGGGGTATCAAAAAGCCTGGAGAGCAAGAGAAAAAGCTTTAGAATTAGCAAGAGGAAACCAAGATGATTCATACCAAAAACTTCACATCTACCTTCACATGCTAAAAGTCTCGAACCCAGGTACAATAACGCACCTGGTTACAGACAATAAAGATCACTTCAAATATATGTACCTAGCATTTGCAAATTCCATCAAAGGATGGAAACACTGTAGGCCTGTCATTGTGATAGATGGAACTTACTTGAAGACATCATTTGGAGGaactttattcactgcttcaacaaAGAATGCTAACAACAACATATTTCCATTAGCCTTTGGAATAGGAGACTCTAAAAATGATTCATCATGGTTATGGTTTTTCACAAAGCTAAAGGAGACATATGGAGAAAGAGAAg GTATAGCAATCATTTCAGACAGGCACAAAAGCATAGAAAATGTTATAGACAATGTATACCCTAAAGCTTTCCATGGAGCATGCATATTCCACCTACTAAACAACATCAAAGTCAATTTCGGTGTCCATGGGGAAGACCTAAACATAAAATTTGTGAAAGCAGTAAAGGCATACAGGGTACAATCATTTGAGCACTACATGCATGAAATAGACAAGATTGACACTCGCATAAAACCGTATTTACAAAAAATTGGATATCGAACTTGGTCTAGATGCCATGCTCCAACAAGAAGATATACAATGATGACATCAAATATAGCTGAATCGATAAATGTTGCATTGAAAGCTTCAAGAACACTGCCAATCACTACAATGATGGAAGGCCTTTGA